Proteins encoded by one window of Salmonirosea aquatica:
- a CDS encoding Dps family protein: protein MKTTIGITDKNRQAVAEHLHAILADEFVLYTKTRNAHWNVEGADFYDKHLFFEKQYNQLADMFDRLAERIRFLGHYTPATLKQFLELTHLTEMIHETNDSLGFIKELNEDHNTIITEMRKIIVPIAEEYKDQGTSDFITGLMEEHEKMAWILRSHLR, encoded by the coding sequence ATGAAAACAACAATTGGCATTACCGATAAAAACCGTCAGGCCGTAGCCGAGCATCTGCACGCCATCCTGGCCGACGAATTTGTACTATATACCAAAACCCGCAACGCGCACTGGAATGTGGAAGGTGCCGACTTCTATGACAAGCACCTGTTTTTTGAAAAACAGTACAACCAATTGGCTGATATGTTCGATCGGTTGGCCGAGCGTATTCGTTTCCTGGGACACTATACCCCGGCTACCCTGAAGCAGTTTCTGGAACTGACGCATCTGACCGAAATGATCCATGAAACCAACGACAGCCTGGGCTTCATCAAGGAACTCAACGAAGACCACAATACCATCATTACGGAGATGCGGAAAATCATCGTTCCCATTGCGGAAGAATATAAGGATCAGGGTACGAGCGATTTTATCACGGGCCTGATGGAGGAGCACGAAAAAATGGCCTGGATTCTGCGTTCACATTTAAGGTAG